DNA sequence from the Pseudoduganella plicata genome:
CGACTGGAAGCTGCTGGCGCGGGCCGACCGATACTATGTGCGCGAGGCGGAGCGCGACAGCCACGTGGCCGCCTGGCTGTGGCTCGATGCCAGCGCCTCGATGGCGGAACCCAGCTACCAGATCAAGGGACTGGATAAATTGTGGACGGCACGCACGGCGCTGGCCTGCGTTGCCGCGATTGCGCAGCGTCAGGGCGACGCGTTCGGGCTGGTGGTCTGCGGCGACGGCCGGGCGGAGGTCACGCCCGCCGCGCGCGGTCCACGCCAGTTGCAGCGCGTGCTGGCTGCGTTGGCGCGTACCTCCGCCAGTGGCGGCCTGCCCGATGCGACGGCGCTGAAGACGGCGCTGCGCATTGCCGCCGCGCCGGCCATCGTGTTTGCCGCCACCGATTGCCTGGACTGGCCGTCGCCGCTGTCCGAGGCGCTGCAACGGTTGCGGCACCTGCGCCACGACGTGCGCGTGCTGGCGCTGCGCACCCAGGCCGAAGTGGACGGCAGTTTCCCGTCCGGTGTGGCTTACCGCGAGCGCGAAGGCGCGGCGACCTTGCATCGGTTGCTGGCTACGGACCGTGAAACCTACCGCGACAGCGCCTACGCCCATTTCGCCGGCGTGGCGGCGCATTGCCGCCAGCACGACATCGCGCTGACCGAAGCGCGCATCGAGCAGCCGCTGGAAGCCGTGTTGCGTTCCTGGCTGCGGCCGCCGTCCGCGCGGGGAGCACGTCGATGACCAGCCTGCAGCCATGGTGGTGGGCCGCGTTGCCCGTGCTGCTGTTGCCGCTGTGGTGGCACCGGCAGAAGCGCCAGCGCACGGCGGCCGAGCTGCTGGCAACGGCGCGCTTCCTGCCGTCGTCCGCGCCGCAGCAGCGCCGCATCTGGCGCTGGACCGATGTGCTGCTGCTGATTGTCCGTCTGGCGCTGCTGGTGGCGCTGATTGCGTGGCTGGCAGTGACAGTCTTCCCGTGGCGCGGCAATACGGTGCTCGTAGCTACCGGGCTGGACCCGGCCTGGGTGGAACGGCAGATTGCATCGGCGCGCATGCAGGATGCCACCCGGATCGCGCTGCCGCCGCGCGTGCTGGACTGGCTGCACCGGAACGAACATGCATGGCGTGACGACGCCCGCATCCTTGTGCTGGCACGCTCGGGCGACGTGCCGATGCCGGCGCATCCGCCGCAGTTCGATCGCGGCATCACCTTCCGGCTGGCGCCAGCCGCGCCACCGCCGCCGCGCGTGCATCACGTCGTCCTTGCGACGGAAGACGCGCGCTGGCAGGCGCTGTTCGCCGCCTTCGGCGCGGCGGGTGAACGGTACGAGATCGCCACGGCACCCACGGCGCAAACTGAATTGATCGTCTGGGACCGGCCCGGGGCGCCGCCCGCAGGCTGGAAGGCGCCGCACTGGTGGCGCAGCGGCGGCATCGGCAAGCAAGTGCGGGCGGCGGGACTTCAGCTGACGTATGCCGACACGCCGCAAGGCCGCAACTGGTCGGGCATGCCATGGCCGCCCGCCAGCGCCGCCGATGCGGCCTCGCTGCACGAGGCGTGGCAGGCGCTGGCAGTGGCGCCATTGCCGTATCCGTTGCCGGCATTGGAGACGACGCCGGCACACGCCTCTTCCGCTGCTGCCGACGGTACGCGCGCGCCCTGGTGGCCCTGGCTGCTGCTGGGTTTATTCATCCTCGAACGCCTGCTTGCCCATGCACGCCGAACCTGATCTGCACAGCGCCATCGAGCGGCCCCTGTGGCACGCCGTGCTGCGCAGGCGTGTGCCATGGTGGCTGGCATCCGTCGTACCCGCGCTGGCGACGCTCCCGGCATCCGTGCCGGCCGGCCTGGCGCTGCTTGCCGGCGCGGTTGCCTGGGCAGCTTGGGACGCGCGCCACTGGCGCCAGCGCACGGCAACGCAATGGCCACGCTGGCTCGACGATGCCGTACCCGCGCTGGAGGACAGCAGCGGCCTGCTGGCAACGTCGTCCACGTCCCCGCTGGCGAACCTGCAGCGCGCCCGCCTTGCGGCGCGCCTGCGTGAGGCCGTGGGACCGGCGCAGTTTGCCGCCATCGCCCGCGCGCAAACGCCCACGAGCTGGTGGCCGGCCGCACTGGCTACGCTCGCTGCCGTCGCGGTCTGGCTGGTGCCGGCCGGCCAGCGCACGGCACCGCGCGAGGCGGTAGGGGCACGGCAGCCGGCAGCCGTTGCGGCGGTGCTGACAATGAAGGTGGTCCCGCCCCGGTACACGGGCGTGCAGCCGTACGACACGGCGCCGCGCGATTTGCAGGTACCGCGTTACAGCGCTGTCCAGTGGTGCGCGAAGGGTGCCGGAACCACCGTACAGCTGGGCGATGGCACCGCGTTGAACGTGGCCTCCGGTGCATGCGCGCAGTGGCACGCGCTGGACGCTGTCTCGTGGCGCAGCGGCGCGCTCCGTCACGACATCCGCGTCAAGGCGGATCAGCCGCCGACGGTGTCCGTGGCCGCGCCGACGGAAGCGGTGCACCAGCTCGCGCCCACCAGGGCAACGGTACGGATCGCGGTGGCGGCACGGGACGATTACGGCATCGCCCGTGCGACCCTGCATCTCACACTGGCACGCGGCAGCGGCGAGAGCATCCGCTTCAGCGACCGCGAAGTGCCGCTGCCGCAGGGGCGCGATGCGCGGCGGCGCGACTGGCAGAAGGACTGGACCTTGAGTGAGCTGGGCATGGAGCCGGGCGACGAGCTGTATTTCTTCGTGCGCGCGAC
Encoded proteins:
- a CDS encoding DUF58 domain-containing protein produces the protein MLQTPALLAHAANLDLVIRHVLAGLGHGIHAGRERGAGVEFSEYRAYAPGDEWRRVDWKLLARADRYYVREAERDSHVAAWLWLDASASMAEPSYQIKGLDKLWTARTALACVAAIAQRQGDAFGLVVCGDGRAEVTPAARGPRQLQRVLAALARTSASGGLPDATALKTALRIAAAPAIVFAATDCLDWPSPLSEALQRLRHLRHDVRVLALRTQAEVDGSFPSGVAYREREGAATLHRLLATDRETYRDSAYAHFAGVAAHCRQHDIALTEARIEQPLEAVLRSWLRPPSARGARR